Within Acinetobacter sp. LoGeW2-3, the genomic segment TAAAAAAGCACCTGCGGGTGCTTTTTTATTGCTGCCTCTAAGATGTTGTGTGATTTCGTTTAAAGCGATTTTGCAGTAGAGGACTACAAAGTAGGATAGCTGAGAAAATCAGTGCCAGCCCAAGCAGGCTCATCACATCCGGTATTTCTTTCCAGAATATATAACCCCAAATCCCGGCAAAGATAATGGCTACATAGTTGACTGGTCCAATCTGACCTGCGGGTGCCAGTTTATAGGCATTCGACATAAAGATCTGACTGACATTGGCCAGAATACCTGCTGCGACTAAGTACATCAGTTCGGTCAGCTCATAGGGACGCCAGTGCCAGAACATCGGAATCACGGAAACCAAAGTACCGATAAAGCAGAAATAGAATACGATGCGTTCTGGCGGTTCGGTATCCGTCAATGCACGTACAGTCACAAAAGCCATCGCAGCTAAGAAACTGGCACTAAGTCCAATCACTGACATGATGTTAAACAGTCCCGAGTCTGGCTTGGTTACACAGAGAACCCCAATAAAACCGATCCCTGCGGCAAGTAGCATCGCTTTGGTGATCTTTTCTTTTAAAAATAGCCAGGCAATGAAGGGGATAAAGATCGGGGAAGAATAGGTAAACACCATGGCATTGGACAGCTTGAGATGAGCAATGGCATAGAAGAAGCCATACATTGCCATTAAACCGACCACAGAACGCCAGACATGCATCCATAACTTTTCAGTTTTAAAGAAACCGATACCTTTAGTCAGCAGCAAAGGTAGGAATAACAGCATGCCTACTGCATTACGGAAAAACACGACAGTCGCGTTATCGGCTGTATGTGAGGCATAGCGAATGCAGACACCCATCATGGAGAACAGCAAAGCTGAGCAGGTCAGCAGAAGGATGGCTTTAATCAGATTGGATGGGGCTGCGCTGGGCATAAAAAGGCATCGCTAAAAGATTGTGGAATATTCTAGCGAATTATTAGATTAAAAATTATGATTTTTCTGCAAGTTGGGCTTCAAGCAGCTTGATCTGCTCTTCCTTGAGTTTGATTAGCTCATCGGCATCTTTGTGCTGGGCATCTAGCGTCGCCTTCTGCTCATCTAGCTGTGACTGGATATCTTCCAGACGGGAGATTTCCTCTTTGGCTAATGCAGGGTTCTCAGGCACTGGTGCTTTAATCAGATCGTCCTGTACCAATCGCTTAGCACGGTTTGCTTCTGTTTCAGCTGGGGCAGTTTTAGCAGTTGCCTTAGTCTCAATAGGTTCTTGAACAGGAGTGACTGTTGCGACTTCCTGTTCAGGCGTTTCCTGTGACGAAGATGCACTGAACCACTGATACGCAAATACCAGAATCACGACAGTGACTAAAGCCCCAATAATCCCCATTAAAAGTTTAGAACTATCCCTTTGCTCCACACTCATATTTTCAACCTTATTTATTTTTCTATACTTAACGTGGTTTAAATTGAATCACACCCACTTCATCAGGTACAGCAGGAACTTCAGGTTGCTCAACGTGGGTCGGACGGTTTTCCTCATAGCCACAGTCGATACATTCGATCCATTCATTCTCGCCGGAGGTCAGCATGACAATCCGATCCATCGCCTGACATTTTGGACATTTAGCACCTGCAATGAAACGACGTTTGATGGTCATCATACTCACCTGTTGATTAACTTAAACCGCTAGTTTAAGCATTTTTTACCGTATTCGTCCAACCTTGATGACGGAGTAGGGCATCAATTTTTGGTTCACGACCACGGAAGTTCACAAATGCATCCAGTGCAGTGTCTTTTCCGCCGACTGCCAGGATGTTCTTGCGGAAGGCATGACCCGTGTCAGTATTGAAAATACCTTCAGTTTCAAAACGGTCAAAAGCATCACTTGCCAGGACTTCTGCCCATTTATAAGAATAGTATCCGGCTGCATAACCACCTGCAAAAATATGACTAAAGCTGTGCTGGAAACGGTTATACGGTGTTGTTGGCAACACGGCATATTTGTCGCGAATATCATTCAACGTCGCCTGAACCTGTTCGGCATTTAGCGCTGGATTGGCACGGTGAATGGTC encodes:
- a CDS encoding YheV family putative zinc ribbon protein; amino-acid sequence: MKRRFIAGAKCPKCQAMDRIVMLTSGENEWIECIDCGYEENRPTHVEQPEVPAVPDEVGVIQFKPR
- a CDS encoding DMT family transporter; the encoded protein is MPSAAPSNLIKAILLLTCSALLFSMMGVCIRYASHTADNATVVFFRNAVGMLLFLPLLLTKGIGFFKTEKLWMHVWRSVVGLMAMYGFFYAIAHLKLSNAMVFTYSSPIFIPFIAWLFLKEKITKAMLLAAGIGFIGVLCVTKPDSGLFNIMSVIGLSASFLAAMAFVTVRALTDTEPPERIVFYFCFIGTLVSVIPMFWHWRPYELTELMYLVAAGILANVSQIFMSNAYKLAPAGQIGPVNYVAIIFAGIWGYIFWKEIPDVMSLLGLALIFSAILLCSPLLQNRFKRNHTTS